The sequence below is a genomic window from Mytilus edulis chromosome 2, xbMytEdul2.2, whole genome shotgun sequence.
atttatcagTCATGTAATATGAAATACCCCAAAAATAGAAGCTACAATGTATTTCCTTATTTCCTAcaatatttgtttatgtaatatgttattttaatgattttatacctttatttttttatgaacagACATTATCTGTCTATTCTTGTGATATTTTAGGTCAAGAAACACTAGAGAAATCCAGGGAGATAATTAAGAGGTTAAAAGATGAAAAGAAGCAGGTTGTAGTTGAATCAGAAGAAAGAATAAAACAAGCTGAAAAAACTATTGAGGAGGAGAAAGAAAACTTGATACAAGAATTGTCAAGGGCAAAGGCTGCTGCAGTGACATGCTTACAGGTATGAAAGAGAAATAACCAAATCTATAAAGGTAgaaagatttaattttaaaaaagtatctTTAAACTAAAAACAATTCTGCTTTTAGTTAAGAACATTTCATAAATGTAAGACATGAAAAAATTACAGGGGTATTTTAACCTATAGAATATATAGAGAAAATGGTCTTAAGGAGCCTTATTTTGCATGGTATTGTACAGCGAGCATTGTTTGGTGTTTTGACTCATTTCTTCTactttattgtttatttcaagtctaatgtaattattacagGAAGAAACACACAAGAAAGTAGAGGGAGAAGTTCAGAAAACAGTGGAGGAGAGAGATCAATTCTGGGAGAAACAAATACATGACATGGAGAAACAACATTCAAGTGCCATACAAACTCTGGTATGTATAGGTAGTAACAGACAAGTTAAAGAAAGGAATTGGGTCAGTGAGTGAGAGAGAGAAGAGAATAATTAGTCAGAAAAAGCGAGGGAGAGAGAAGGGATGATAGGGGGAAGCAGTGGCTGTCATATATCACAATCAGATCTTTGCatacaaatacatttatatttgagGAAGATTGACATTAGATATACTTTGCTTCAGCAGCTTATATTTAAAATGGCTCAACATAtagaataaatttgatataatgacATAAACTTCTTGCACATAAATGTTATTCTCTGCCTTTTACTAgattattttattaactgtgaATGTTCCTACATAAGTAAAGATCAATTAACATGAAGAAAAGCTTAGAAAGAGTGTTTATTAGAATTTATgaaaatgatttgaaataataaagataTTAAGGTTAAGAAATCAAAGATCCTACTTGACCTTGTTTACTTACTGTAAGGTTTGAGTTTTAGCTCTTCATAGGGGGAATAGAACAAAGAAGagcaaaaaatattttgtctttgATATATATTGCCATTCGTAATCATTGACAGCTATTCAAaatttaagcttttgattttgaagaTTTTTGTTGGTGTAAAAATTATGTCACTAAAAAGGTCATGAAAatctatataatttaaaaatgtggttttcaatttaaaaaatttggaaactgtttatcaggtcaagatctaactgctctgaaattttcagatgaatcagagaaccccttgtttggttgctgcccctaaactggtaattttatggaaaatttgctgttttttggtttttatcttgaatattattatagatagaggtaaactgtgaagagcaataatgttcagcaaagtaagatatacaaataagtcaacatgatcaaaatggtcaattgaccccttaatgagttattgccctttatgtaaatttttaacaattttcattaatttggtaaattttaataaatttttacaaaataatttcctctgttactaatgggtAAAGTtctttatagatagagataattgtaagtagcaagaaggttcagtaaagtaagaacttcaaacacatcaccatcaccaaaacacaattttgtcatgaatccatctgtgtccttagtttaatatgcacatagaccaaggtgagcgacacaggctcttaagagcctctagttcataTAGATTCACCTTGCATGTgatgaaatatttcattcaagttatttctttttaataGACTAAAGAGAAAGATATAGCAGTTCGTCAGTTAGAGGAAGAAATAAATCACAGATTATCAGAAAAAGATGAAGAAATGAAGTTAGCAGTCGAGGAACGTGACCTTCAGAAAATGGCTGCAATGTCACAGCAGGACACACTAAGAGAACAGTTGCAGGAGGAGGTTAATATATTGACTAGTGTAAGTATTAACAGGGGACCAGATATACTGGCATAGCTGTATTGCTATAGATAATAATACTGTCTTAGGGGCGTAATAGACAAATATTACACTACATCAGCTCAAAAAACCTATACTTTAGCCAATcttataataaaacaaagaattttCACTCAAGGAAAAGGTCAAATGTTGACTCAAGGAAAAGGtcaatttttcttaaaacatcatcctttaatttacaaaaatcttctctactGGGCTATATAGAAATATgccaaaaagaaaatttgaagaaGGAAAGATACAATTCATTCAGTTGTTAAATAAGATTTTGACTTGATCATATCTGAAGCAGTTATATTTAGATTTGAGCcaacaaaaagaaatattagGGGAAGCAATCACCCTCTtctttttgagcttttgatgttcATTGAATACATAGGATCTTATTGAATAGTCCccaaatataaaatgtttgtgACAGTTAGTCTCTGTGGTGATTcctgtttgccaaataactgctgtaaaatcagaaattattgtgtgcatttattattacaattttgtcattttagactaaaatgtgattaAAATTTTTGAGATGTCGCAAAAAATCTGTTTCATTCATAAAGAAAAAATTttaaatgcgagtttaaattagtGCAGTTATAACCCTGaaatttttacaataataaaaccatagcaataatttctgaatttacaatatacaGATGTGCCAATTTTTGTGGTAAATTGAAATGCAATTATCATAAAGGATTTGAATTTAGATTTTCATATTTGGCATTTATCAAATTAGAGAGAAATGgatgtattgtttaaaatatttctaaaataagTGTGATTGAATTTTTTTCATCTTGCAGAAAAGAACAGAACTAGAGAGTGCCTTGTCAGCCTTGAAAGATCAGAATGAGGCTACAATTGTAGAATTTGAACAAAAGCTTCAGGAGCAACAGGAAAAGTTCACAGCTGAGTATACAAATATCCAGTCAAAGCATAAAGAAGAGGTGgaaaacatgaaacatgaatCTTTACGAGCTGCACAGGATCAAATACGGGAAATCATGGAACAACATAATGCTCAGCTGGAAGATCTTACTAGGAAACATGAGGAATCAATGCAAGGATCCAGTTCTGATCTTGAATCTTATTATAAAGAGCAAATAAAGTCACTGAAATCCAATCTAGAACAGATGTTACAAGAACGCAGTCAACAAGCTGAACAACTGAGTGCTAACATACAACAATTAAAGTCAACCTTAGCAGAGAAAGAAAGCAATATCGAGCAGATCAAAGCTAATTTTGAATCGGAAAAAGAAGAAACCATGAAATGCATTCAAAACAAATCTGAACAGaatgaaaagttacaaaaagatcttgagaatttaataaaacaatttgagtCCGCCAAAGTTTCAAGTGAGGAAGAAAGAGATTTGCTAAAAGGTCAAATTCAGTCATTAGAAAGTAAATGTGATCAGTTAGAATCAGAAAACAAGAACATGACTGAGAAACTTGATGAACATGTTAAACAGATCGACAGCATGCGGCAAGAAACTGTTGCATGTGAGATAGAATGGAAACGTAAAGTGGAGGAAATTTTACAAGATCATAGCAATACCATGTCAGCAATATCTGCTTCATCAGAGGAAAGTATTAAAACACTGACATTACAGATAAACAAAAGTGATAAAGAAATAGAGGACTTGACATCCCAACTTGTTGATGCTAATTCAAGAGTTATAGAACTTGATTCTAAAGCAATGAGGTTGCAGGAAGTAGATGGCATTTTGACAAAGGTTGAATGTGAGAAACAGGCATTGGAAGAAAAAATTAGGTCATTTGAAACATCTTTGAATGATAGTATGAAGGTCAATGAAGATTTAAATGTCAAGGTCAACGAGACAAAAGAATTATTTAACTCAAATCAAGAACATCTGAAAAAGGAGAAGTCAAGCTTAGAAGATAAGATATCAGCTTTATCACATGACCTTGAAACGAAAGATGTGATTATATGTGACATTGAGAAAGCCTTGGCAGAAAAAAGTGAAGAGTTAAAGGCCAGTCAGAATGTACTCACAGGCAATGATTCACAAATTCAGACTTTTGAagtagaaataaaagaaaaaaacgaaGAACTTAGTAAGATGAAAGAAAAGTTTGACAGGTTACGTAATGAAGCCAAAACAAGATTGAAAGATATCAAGGAAAACTTGGATCAAGCTACTCTTAAACTTCAAACTGAGAGTGAAGAGAAAGAAAAAATGAAACAAGATTATGAGATAGAGAAAGAACAAAGTACAACCAAGTATAATGTCAGAATCAAAGAACTAGAGGATAAACTGAGTGAAGGAGAAACAAATCTGAAAAACATGGAAGAGGGATTCAAAGTAAGGTTTGAGGAATTACAAAGTCAGTATAAAGATAATATGAATAAGATTAAAGAGCGTTACCAAGAAAAGATGGCTGAAAAGGAACAGGAACATGAAAAGGCCATAACAGAGTTACTGACTCAAAAAGACATGGGCACACAGGATGTGATGAAGACAATGAATGAACAAAAAGAGCGGCAATTTACTGAACTTTCAGAACAACATAAAACAGAGATCACTTCTCTGACTCAGGAATGGGAGGAAAAACTGAATAAAGAAAAACTTAGGGTTGATAATGAACTGCAGAAAACAACGGAGGATAAAGAAAATGAAGTCAAGAATATCAAAGATGAAATGGAACAAAAATTAAATGAACTGAGTAATGCTAAACTCACTTTGGAAAATGAAAGGGAGAACATGTGCAAAAAACACAATGAAGAACTGCAAAATAGAGATCAGGCAAATGCAGAATATGTAGAGAAATGTAAAATTTTAGAGGCTAAAATTGAAGAATTAAATACTGCTTTGTttacagtgtcagaaaaacatgATCATGAAAAGCAGGAAAAAGATCATATTATTTCTCAATCATCAGAGAGAATTAGTCAATTAGAAGAGGCTAATAGATCAATGGAAGAAATGTTACATGCATTAAATGATCAAACACAAAATAAAGACGATAGAATTAAATCCTTGGAAGAGGAATTAGATAATAATGGTCAGAAGGTCAAATCAGAGTGTGAGTCACGAGTAAAAGAGATTGAGTCAGAGCTTATTCAAAAGGATGCTTTTGCTAAAGAGTTAGAAACACAGTGTAATGGTTTTCAGGTACAAATAGATAACTTAAATTCAATATTAAGTGAAAAAGATGAGAGGTTTAAGGATCTTGAGTCAAAGTGTGAGGAAATGAAATCTGAATGTGAAAATTTAAAGGAGGCAAAAGACAATGAATTAAAAGTTGTAAACGAGGAATATGAAAAACGATTGGCTGAAATGTCGGCCAATGATGTTGAACTACAGTCAAATTTGACACAGTTAAATACCAAGGTCAACGAAGCAGAAGCAAAATTAGTTGATTGTATCCAGAGTTATGAAGTTCAAATCGAAGAATTAAATTCTAAACTACAGAGAGAAACGGAAAGTTTTGAGGAACAAAAAGGCATGCTGAAAAAACAATTAGAAGACATGGATAAACAGGCAAAAATGACTTCTGAAGACCTGGAGAATTCTCTCCAGTCAAAAGTACGAGAAGGTGAACAGAAATTACTAGAGCAGGCAGAGGTTCATAAAGCAGAGATTGTTTCTCTTGATGAACAGTGGAAAACTAGAAACAATGAATTGAAacagaaagtcaaaataaaaattcaggACCTTCAAAATCAAGCAAAAGCTGAAAAGGAAGAATTTAATGCTAAATTAGCTTCAGAGCAGGAAAGATTTAACACTGAAAACTCAGATTCAAAATCTAAAGTGAGTATATTGGAAGAAAGACTTGCGTCTGAAATTGTATCTGTTCAAGCCATTAGTGACCGTGAAGAAAAAGCAAAAATCAGAATTAGTgacttagaaaaaaaattaagtgctgaaCAAGAGGAAAAAGACTCGATTTCTGCTGAACTTGTACATTCCAATACGAAGCTTTTACAATTAGAAGAAAATTCAGGGTCTTCTCAAATGGCCATTGTTGATTTAGAAAAACAGTTACGGGAACAAGGGAAAACAATTACAGAAAAGGAAAATACAATACTAAAATTAACAAGTGATTTTAATGAAAAAGAGACAAGGTTACAGGAGGTTAAAGCAAATTGCCAGGCTATTGAACTTAAATTGAATGAAATTTCGGATAATTGTCAGAAATCTGTTGGAGACAGCTACCTTAAGATAACAAATTTAGAAAAGGAAGTATCGGAACGAGAAAAACAATGTAGTGAACTTCAAAAATTGTTGTGTGAAGAAGAACAAAATGTCCATTCTTTGGAAAATGAAGTTAAAAATATGCAAGAAAAATTGGAGTCTTCAGTTGGAAAAATGAAGGATTATGAAAACATTAAAGAGCAGTTAGATAATTCTAATATTAAAGTGAAAAACTTAGAAAGTGAATTGAACAAAGCTTTATCAGAAAATACTGAAGCAGAAACATCATATCAAGAAAACTTGTCTGCATTTACTCAAAGCTTCAGTAGGGATAAATCTTTAGAAATTGAAACTATGGAAGCCAAGTATAAAGCTGAAATTGATGAATTGAATGAAAAATTGTCACTTGAAACAATCTTGAAAGGGAAATTTGAAAGTGAATTATGTGAGTTAAAACAAAAGTATTCAGTAGAAATTGAGGAATTAACACAGAAATGTGACATGGATAGTACTTCTAAAGTGTCAGAGTATAAGAAAAAAGCTGAAAGTTACATTTCACAAGTAAAAAAACAGATGCAAATAGAAAAAGAATCTTTACTCACTCAACATTCCAAACAAATATCAGACATTGAGGAAAGGTGTCAGAGATTACAGTTTCAGGTAGAGGAAGTATCATCAGAGagagataaactgttaaaacAGCATGAAAGTGAAAAGTCACATCTCCAACAGATGTTAGACTCTGAACAAAAATCTAAAGACATCTTAGTTACGGAACAAGAACAAAAATCTGAATCAAATTCacaagaaatgaaaaatttacaacaaaagctAGAGGAACTGTCACATGATAAAGAGGAACTGTCACATGATAAAGAGGAACTAAATAAGCAGATTCTAGAACTGGAATCCAAACTAGCTAAATTGTCCGAATCATATCAGTctgatttaaaacaattaaaatcagaaaaaaataaaattgaaaaagaactaAGTGATTTTAAGCGAGACAAGGAGGAAAATAGGGAATCATTGGTAAACGAACAGGAAGAAgaattaaagaaaatgaaaaaacatTATGAGGAGTTGTTACAGGATACAGAGAATGACCATAACGGCAAGATCAAAGAACTGGTCAAGGAATTCAACAAGACATTGGCAGGCAAAGAGAAAGAATTTGAGAAAACATTCTCTAATGCTTTAGGTAAGGTTATCTATCAGCATATAACAATCATTGTATCAAAGCAATTTTTATCACTTTTATTATACAGTAGATTCACTCTTATGCTTATTTTCACATGACTATACCATTTAACTCCGTAAAGTTCAATCTAGGATTCCCATGAAATAAGTAAATGACCCATTAATTTGTAGGAGAGGTGTCATATATTTCCAAATAGAAATAACATCTTTAAATTACTATTGTATTTTATTGAACTTGATGAAATAATGATGCATTTCATGATGTCCAAATGTAAAcatcatttctttaaaatctgaTCTACTGGCCAGTTGTATATTCTTTGTCTAATTAAAAGACATGATAAACAGTTACAAAAACAAACTAGGCATAAAGCTTAAATATCATGAAACATATAtcatcgaaataaaaaaaaatgaaacaaaaaagttcTGTCAGGTTTAAGAAATGTCTATTAAAAAAATAGTGTGTTTTTATTAACAGATAAATCTCAAAGAGGAGAAGACCGCCTATTCCAAGACCATAACCAGACAGTGACAGACCTACACAAAGAATTACAGGAGAAAGATGAGGCTTATGATAAAATGAATGAAGAATGGGAGGGAAGATTAATGGTAGGACTAACAGTTTTATCTTAACAATTCTTCAATCAATGTTTGGCTTAGTATCAGCTTTAATGAGTCCGAGAAGGGGAAAACTGGTGgcccatatttggtcttgataacttcaaCAGAAACGGGGGGAGAGCatgccaaaaaaatgttggaaggaaaaaaaaagaaaaaaatattagaaaaacaataaggtctttccacgCGTAGAGGAgaccttaaaaatattaaaaaaaacaataagtaaGGTCTTTTTCTCACgaagaggaaagaccttaaatatGTGTGTGTGTTATGGGAGATGGGGAGAAGTAGCTTGTTTTGTTGTTCAGTGTAGTTTTCTTATACATTCACTTTGTCAATGACTTTAGTTAGaatatctgaaatttgaaatgaaGTCCTTAGATGCAAGCCTTTTAATTCTGATgaagcaaaaaatatatatatatacttgtcaagaaaattacattaaCAGTGAATGAATAATAGTATCTGTTCCAGGAATATCAAGTCATTAGGAACGTAATTTATAGAAtaggagttatcttcctttgtccataattgtaGATGAACAACTACCATTAATATATTGCCTCAAAACTCATACTATTGCTTTCACTGCTTAATACAATGCAATCTTTACTCTTCAATGCTCACAAGTACTTGGAATATAGatattgattttattatcaatctttatatatacatgtattatgctGTAGGACAAAGACTTGGAAATATTATCTCAAGTATCAGAATTAAAACAAGAGATTACAAGCTTGAAGCAGCAGCATCAGGTAGAGATATGGGAATTACAGGAGAAATTTAAAAAGTCACATGGAGAATCCATCATTCAGAAAGAGGTTATGCAAAAACAGGAAGTGAGTGCTCTAACACAGGAATGGAATAAGGAGAGACAGGTAAGAATTGGATTTAAAGAAGGTGGGTATACAGGTTGTTTGATCTTAGGGAAGTGGTCTCAATGGCCCTAAATAGATGTTGTTGGCATACAAACATTGATTGATACAagaatattgtgtaaaaataaatttaaaattgaacATGCTTAGCACAAGCCATTTCTAGATACAGGTTGCTTGAATATGGATTCAGATGAGGTAACGTTTTTGGTTTGCGCACATCGGGGATGTTTTgactttattttgacaaaattttacgATACAGACTTCAAATAGAGAAATATTAGTTCAGGATTCTCTGttataaatgtttgaaacaaaaaatttcataaacattattttttgtcTAAATCAGAGCTAATGCTAGCTGTAGTTATCTTTTACTTTTGGAAGGCCACAGAAGACAGGTTTGTCTGTAGTTTTTCCTATGTAGATAAAATTGTGTAACTAAATAATTATGAATTTGGAATAATAAGTCCAATCTGgaatgttaatattttattttgttgatagGACCACTAGACAAATATATAAATGCAATTATGAGTTTTAAGTTTATAtgcatgttgtttttttgtttagtaTGATGTTGTACAGCGAGCTACCGATTCCTCCATTATAGAACCACaggtattttatttcacttttgtttcctttttactAATTCTTTTTTACTAATACTTATAACTCGTCTTTTAGATATAGAGAATGGTGCCacacatttacaaaatttcagttttgtttcttattttaaatAGCTTTCTTAAATAGTTTAAAACCTGTAATATATGTTGACAAATTATCtcattagctcacctggctcaaagggccaagtgagctttccTCATCACTTGTcatccggcgtcgttaacttttacaaaaatcttctcctctgaaacaactaggccaaatttaaccaaactttgccacaatcatcatcggggtatctagttttaaaaatgtgtccggtaacccggccaaccaaccaagattgcccccatggctaaaaatataacatagggataaaatgcagtttttggcttacaactcaaaaaccaaagcatttagagcaaatctgacaaaaagttaaaattgtttatcaggtcaacatctatcttccctgatattttcagatgaatctaacaacccgttgttaggtttctgcccctgaattggtaattttgctgtttttgctgttttttgttattatcttgaatattattatagagagataaactgtaaacagcaataatgttcagtaaagtaaatttacaaataagtcaacatgaccaaaatggtctgacCCCTTtaggatttattgccctttatagtcaatttttaaccattttccgtaaatcttagtaatcttttagtaaaaaaatttcCTCTGAAATtgtgccaaattaaaccaaacttggccacaattatcattggtgtatctagtttaaaaaaaatgtgtcctgtgactctgccaaccaaccaagacaccgccatggctaaaaataggaactttgggtaaaatgcagtttttggcttataactaaaaaaccatagcatttagagcaaatctgacaggcggtgaaattgattatcaggtgaagatctatctgccctggaattttcagatgaatcagataactggttgttgggttacctcccatgaattggtaattttaaggaaattttggtgttttttgttattatcttgaatattattatagatagagataaactgtaaacagcaataatgtacagcaaagtaagacctaaaaataagtcaacatgaccaaaatggtcaattgacccctaaggagttattgccctttatagtcaaattttaacaattttaatgaaatttgtaaattttcactaacattttccactgaaactactgggccaagttcattatagatagagctAATTgaaagcagcaagaatgtttagtaaagtaagatatacaaacacatcaccatcaccaaaacacaattttgtcatgaatcaatctgtgtcctttgtttaatattcacttagaccaaggtgagcgacacaggctctttagagcctctagttttcttatttacttaaaaatataatgttttaatgTATCTTTATTAAAAGACCTGCATGATTCACATCCAATAGTTTTTCATTAAGATTGTTATATAGTGACTGTATAGTCCACATAGAATTAATTGTTTAATGTCACTCGCCTTTTTGATTTTTAACTTAACTAGCTATTAGGGTTAGTGTGAAGCACTCCATCTCTTGGTATTTTTCCTcaactttttaaaacatcatCTCCAAAAGCATTAAGAAAATTTTAACCCAAATAACTAATCTGAATCAACAAACATCTTATAAGAATGTATTATTTCCCAATTTCATCTAATAGACCTACCATTCAAACACAACTTTACTGAAAAAAGAATGTTGGGAAAATTCAGTGATAATAAATCATTCTGCAGAACCTTTGAACATATAGTACATTAATGATCCTCTTGACAAATATGATTTGTTACTGCATTTAAATGGCTTTGTTACAACAGAATCTTTAAAACATGATCTCAACGCAAAAGTGAATTATCCAAATTGCTTTCTTGTCTCTAACCATTCTTAAAGAAAGCAGCTCGAGagaattttataattaaaaagaaattaaaaaaactgaTAAATCCTGCAAAGGAAACATGGCAACCAAAActtcatagaaaatgatagtgcgagtggagcatccgtgtactatgaacacattcttgtttttatatccttttcaaatatttttcatgttttatgcctcagaGAAAGtaaggggatgaaattacactgtcaAAAGTTTTGGCTGATGAACTTTTAAATAATGTAATGATTTG
It includes:
- the LOC139510313 gene encoding golgin subfamily A member 4-like isoform X2; translation: MFKNLKKKLEQGVAQTPLKGALSAVTKNDSSATESPKQETSKQNGKQGSPQTGKGDGQDFGIPQAESTPKKLGDQSASPAVGQLVDVPLQDEGTPNNTTDFASALSNLPGDETPRASRSRASSISSVTSDSSFFNNTTFGTHHYQLPSDVESEIDESASNFDSYSKEDLYMLIKRFERRAYKYKSKFMEVAAAYKDLAQEREKIKTTLTMTQDKAFRRISELKEQIKLDMMAKRDLEENYRLMLEEKDEHIKVFQMQIRLLREGKEIPPELENKVTKSKVQSKEVGKGDNSDIQTDDVKILNEKVKRLEGLLSRCKDTIKTNKEKYTQITTEKEQINKQLHEKNAELEKVKTSAAPDTMIKLQNQMKEARKVIEQLEVDREVAIAEVKKQVHEEMELKDQELREIRQQCALLQEENKTNTDKVDRLEKSSQETLEKSREIIKRLKDEKKQVVVESEERIKQAEKTIEEEKENLIQELSRAKAAAVTCLQEETHKKVEGEVQKTVEERDQFWEKQIHDMEKQHSSAIQTLTKEKDIAVRQLEEEINHRLSEKDEEMKLAVEERDLQKMAAMSQQDTLREQLQEEVNILTSKRTELESALSALKDQNEATIVEFEQKLQEQQEKFTAEYTNIQSKHKEEVENMKHESLRAAQDQIREIMEQHNAQLEDLTRKHEESMQGSSSDLESYYKEQIKSLKSNLEQMLQERSQQAEQLSANIQQLKSTLAEKESNIEQIKANFESEKEETMKCIQNKSEQNEKLQKDLENLIKQFESAKVSSEEERDLLKGQIQSLESKCDQLESENKNMTEKLDEHVKQIDSMRQETVACEIEWKRKVEEILQDHSNTMSAISASSEESIKTLTLQINKSDKEIEDLTSQLVDANSRVIELDSKAMRLQEVDGILTKVECEKQALEEKIRSFETSLNDSMKVNEDLNVKVNETKELFNSNQEHLKKEKSSLEDKISALSHDLETKDVIICDIEKALAEKSEELKASQNVLTGNDSQIQTFEVEIKEKNEELSKMKEKFDRLRNEAKTRLKDIKENLDQATLKLQTESEEKEKMKQDYEIEKEQSTTKYNVRIKELEDKLSEGETNLKNMEEGFKVRFEELQSQYKDNMNKIKERYQEKMAEKEQEHEKAITELLTQKDMGTQDVMKTMNEQKERQFTELSEQHKTEITSLTQEWEEKLNKEKLRVDNELQKTTEDKENEVKNIKDEMEQKLNELSNAKLTLENERENMCKKHNEELQNRDQANAEYVEKCKILEAKIEELNTALFTVSEKHDHEKQEKDHIISQSSERISQLEEANRSMEEMLHALNDQTQNKDDRIKSLEEELDNNGQKVKSECESRVKEIESELIQKDAFAKELETQCNGFQVQIDNLNSILSEKDERFKDLESKCEEMKSECENLKEAKDNELKVVNEEYEKRLAEMSANDVELQSNLTQLNTKVNEAEAKLVDCIQSYEVQIEELNSKLQRETESFEEQKGMLKKQLEDMDKQAKMTSEDLENSLQSKVREGEQKLLEQAEVHKAEIVSLDEQWKTRNNELKQKVKIKIQDLQNQAKAEKEEFNAKLASEQERFNTENSDSKSKVSILEERLASEIVSVQAISDREEKAKIRISDLEKKLSAEQEEKDSISAELVHSNTKLLQLEENSGSSQMAIVDLEKQLREQGKTITEKENTILKLTSDFNEKETRLQEVKANCQAIELKLNEISDNCQKSVGDSYLKITNLEKEVSEREKQCSELQKLLCEEEQNVHSLENEVKNMQEKLESSVGKMKDYENIKEQLDNSNIKVKNLESELNKALSENTEAETSYQENLSAFTQSFSRDKSLEIETMEAKYKAEIDELNEKLSLETILKGKFESELCELKQKYSVEIEELTQKCDMDSTSKVSEYKKKAESYISQVKKQMQIEKESLLTQHSKQISDIEERCQRLQFQVEEVSSERDKLLKQHESEKSHLQQMLDSEQKSKDILVTEQEQKSESNSQEMKNLQQKLEELSHDKEELSHDKEELNKQILELESKLAKLSESYQSDLKQLKSEKNKIEKELSDFKRDKEENRESLVNEQEEELKKMKKHYEELLQDTENDHNGKIKELVKEFNKTLAGKEKEFEKTFSNALDKSQRGEDRLFQDHNQTVTDLHKELQEKDEAYDKMNEEWEGRLMDKDLEILSQVSELKQEITSLKQQHQVEIWELQEKFKKSHGESIIQKEVMQKQEVSALTQEWNKERQYDVVQRATDSSIIEPQELLHHNQLAISALQPGSTNIPQLQQQVVLLTRRLDEIKEQHRLEIAELQGRSEMNSLQPPLIDTPFRKKRVHFEDQTEQAQNMELMNIDLEAKLQQVKTELAQTKIRENELNNKLHHYEGRHGDIDSPPLSPGYHATGPLLQEPTQCEYLKNILYQYMMGRETKTLSRVIGTVVHFNDEQMRKVVAREDAKTNAWLSTPT